In a single window of the Solea senegalensis isolate Sse05_10M linkage group LG1, IFAPA_SoseM_1, whole genome shotgun sequence genome:
- the mak gene encoding serine/threonine-protein kinase MAK isoform X3 yields MMNRYTTLRQLGDGTYGSVQMGRSNESGELVAIKRMKRKFYSWEECMNLREVKSLKKLNHANVVKLKEVIRENDHLYFVFEYMKENLYQLMKDRENKMFSENEIRNIMFQVLSGLAFVHKHGFFHRDMKPENVLCMGPELVKIADFGLAREIRSKPPYTDYVSTRWYRAPEVLLRSSIYSSPIDLWAVGCIMAELYTLRPLFPGNSEVDEIFKICQVLGTVKKMDWPEGYQLATAMNFRFPQCVPTHLKTLIPNASQEAIALMKDMLQWDPKKRPTAVQALRYPYFQVDQVLGPRPQSQEVKKVQAKPLANKPVPESMTDPKQSSSESKASTPPFRNHQQQQQHHQPLQQIPLSQAESKPPGVSHAKTVLGGSENSAGAGAAGTLKSSRRRWGQTVAKTSDSSDDCDSLENAASNSKKPSLGKAEGERSSKEHHSQPKEQKPLYSFSTVTKLPNNVKIGQVDCSLPGSAARQHYLSQSRYLPGLIGKNHTTLGDKEMSGMTLRDLWENSNTVNKPLAPIGGELSVTRTNAEENAAESVDSPLEGTVVKERILEKIDLSKGNFVSTKYSLAGGYIPSFQKKEVGSVGQRIQLAPLAGQHTNYEGWKRRTEGTQLKGNSYSALRKTSGNLLTRAPAAQPVHGRVDWTSKYGGNR; encoded by the exons ATGATGAATCGATATACCACGCTGAGGCAGCTGGGTGATGGCACCTATGGCAGCGTGCAGATGGGGAGAAGTAATGAGTCTGGAGAACTGGTGGCTATCAAGAG GATGAAGAGGAAGTTTTACTCGTGGGAGGAATGTATGAACCTACGAGAAGTGAAG TCACTGAAGAAGCTGAACCATGCAAATGTGGTGAAACTGAAGGAGGTCATCAGAGAGAACGATCACCTCTACTTTGTCTTTGAGTACATGAAGGAAAACCTTTACCAGCTCATGAAGGACAG AGAGAATAAGATGTTCTCAGAGAATGAAATTAGGAACATCATGTTTCAAGTGCTGTCTGGGTTGGCTTTTGTACATAAGCATG GTTTCTTTCACCGAGACATGAAGCCAGAGAATGTGTTGTGCATGGGTCCGGAACTGGTCAAAATAGCAGATTTTGGACTGGCCAGAGAGATCCGCTCCAAACCTCCGTACACAGACTACGTGTCGACCAGATG GTATCGGGCCCCAGAGGTCCTGCTCAGGTCATCCATCTACAGCTCTCCTATTGACCTGTGGGCTGTGGGCTGCATTATGGCTGAGCTCTACACACTTAGACCTCTGTTTCCTGGGAACAGTGAAGTGGATGAGATCTTTAAGATTTGCCAAGTCCTGGGCACTGTCAAAAAG ATGGATTGGCCTGAAGGCTACCAACTTGCAACTGCGATGAACTTCCGCTTCCCCCAGTGTGTGCCGACCCACCTAAAGACACTGATCCCAAATGCCAGTCAAGAGGCCATCGCTCTGATGAAGGACATGCTGCAGTGGGACCCCAAAAAAAGACCCACAGCCGTGCAG GCTCTACGTTACCCGTACTTCCAGGTGGACCAAGTGTTGGGGCCACGTCCTCAAAGCCAGGAGGTCAAGAAAGTGCAAGCCAAGCCTCTGGCCAATAAGCCGGTCCCGGAGTCCATGACGGATCCCAAGCAGTCTTCCTCCGAGTCCAAAGCCTCCACACCACCCTTCAGaaatcatcagcagcagcaacagcatcatCAGCCTCTTCAGCAGATCCCTTTGTCCCAAGCTGAAAGTAAACCCCCAGGTGTTAGCCATGCA AAAACCGTGCTAGGGGGAAGTGAGAACAGCGCTGGGGCTGGTGCGGCGGGTACGCTAAAGAGTAGCCGTCGTCGCTGGGGCCAGACGGTGGCCAAGACCTCAGATAGCTCGGATGATTGTGACTCACTGGAAAACGCTGCTTCAAACTCGAAGAAACCAAGTCTGGGGAAAGCAGAAGGGGAGAGGAGCTCTAAGGAGCACCACTCACA GCCCAAGGAGCAGAAACCTCTGTATTCCTTCAGCACAGTGACCAAGCTGCCCAACAATGTCAAGATAGGCCAGGTGGACTGCAGTCTTCCAGGATCTGCGGCACGCCAGCACTATCTCAGCCAGTCACGATACCTGCCTG gGTTGATTGGCAAAAACCACACTACATTGGGAGATAAAGAGATGAGTGGCATGACGCTGCGAGATCTGTGGGAGAACTcgaacactgtaaacaaaccgCTCGCTCCTATTGGAGGAGAATTGTCTGTCACCAGAACCAATGCAG aagagaatgcAGCCGAGTCTGTGGATAGTCCACTAGAGGGAACTGTTGTAAAAGAAAGAATACTGGAGAAAATTGACCTCTCCAAAG gGAACTTTGTAAGCACCAAGTACAGTCTCGCTGGTGGTTACATCCCTTCATTCCAAAAGAAAGAGGTGGGCTCAGTGGGGCAGAGAATCCAACTTGCTCCCTTGGCTGGACAGCACACAA ATTACGAGGGCTggaagaggaggacagaagGGACTCAGTTGAAAGGGAACAGCTATTCAGCTTTGAGGAAAACCTCCGGGAATCTCCTGACCAGAGCTCCTGCTGCCCAGCCAGTCCATGGAAGAGTGGACTGGACATCCAAGTATGGTGGAAATCGGTAG
- the mak gene encoding serine/threonine-protein kinase MAK isoform X6, which produces MMNRYTTLRQLGDGTYGSVQMGRSNESGELVAIKRMKRKFYSWEECMNLREVKSLKKLNHANVVKLKEVIRENDHLYFVFEYMKENLYQLMKDRENKMFSENEIRNIMFQVLSGLAFVHKHGFFHRDMKPENVLCMGPELVKIADFGLAREIRSKPPYTDYVSTRWYRAPEVLLRSSIYSSPIDLWAVGCIMAELYTLRPLFPGNSEVDEIFKICQVLGTVKKMDWPEGYQLATAMNFRFPQCVPTHLKTLIPNASQEAIALMKDMLQWDPKKRPTAVQALRYPYFQVDQVLGPRPQSQEVKKVQAKPLANKPVPESMTDPKQSSSESKASTPPFRNHQQQQQHHQPLQQIPLSQAESKPPGVSHAKTVLGGSENSAGAGAAGTLKSSRRRWGQTVAKTSDSSDDCDSLENAASNSKKPSLGKAEGERSSKEHHSQPKEQKPLYSFSTVTKLPNNVKIGQVDCSLPGSAARQHYLSQSRYLPGLIGKNHTTLGDKEMSGMTLRDLWENSNTVNKPLAPIGGELSVTRTNAGNFVSTKYSLAGGYIPSFQKKEVGSVGQRIQLAPLAGQHTNYEGWKRRTEGTQLKGNSYSALRKTSGNLLTRAPAAQPVHGRVDWTSKYGGNR; this is translated from the exons ATGATGAATCGATATACCACGCTGAGGCAGCTGGGTGATGGCACCTATGGCAGCGTGCAGATGGGGAGAAGTAATGAGTCTGGAGAACTGGTGGCTATCAAGAG GATGAAGAGGAAGTTTTACTCGTGGGAGGAATGTATGAACCTACGAGAAGTGAAG TCACTGAAGAAGCTGAACCATGCAAATGTGGTGAAACTGAAGGAGGTCATCAGAGAGAACGATCACCTCTACTTTGTCTTTGAGTACATGAAGGAAAACCTTTACCAGCTCATGAAGGACAG AGAGAATAAGATGTTCTCAGAGAATGAAATTAGGAACATCATGTTTCAAGTGCTGTCTGGGTTGGCTTTTGTACATAAGCATG GTTTCTTTCACCGAGACATGAAGCCAGAGAATGTGTTGTGCATGGGTCCGGAACTGGTCAAAATAGCAGATTTTGGACTGGCCAGAGAGATCCGCTCCAAACCTCCGTACACAGACTACGTGTCGACCAGATG GTATCGGGCCCCAGAGGTCCTGCTCAGGTCATCCATCTACAGCTCTCCTATTGACCTGTGGGCTGTGGGCTGCATTATGGCTGAGCTCTACACACTTAGACCTCTGTTTCCTGGGAACAGTGAAGTGGATGAGATCTTTAAGATTTGCCAAGTCCTGGGCACTGTCAAAAAG ATGGATTGGCCTGAAGGCTACCAACTTGCAACTGCGATGAACTTCCGCTTCCCCCAGTGTGTGCCGACCCACCTAAAGACACTGATCCCAAATGCCAGTCAAGAGGCCATCGCTCTGATGAAGGACATGCTGCAGTGGGACCCCAAAAAAAGACCCACAGCCGTGCAG GCTCTACGTTACCCGTACTTCCAGGTGGACCAAGTGTTGGGGCCACGTCCTCAAAGCCAGGAGGTCAAGAAAGTGCAAGCCAAGCCTCTGGCCAATAAGCCGGTCCCGGAGTCCATGACGGATCCCAAGCAGTCTTCCTCCGAGTCCAAAGCCTCCACACCACCCTTCAGaaatcatcagcagcagcaacagcatcatCAGCCTCTTCAGCAGATCCCTTTGTCCCAAGCTGAAAGTAAACCCCCAGGTGTTAGCCATGCA AAAACCGTGCTAGGGGGAAGTGAGAACAGCGCTGGGGCTGGTGCGGCGGGTACGCTAAAGAGTAGCCGTCGTCGCTGGGGCCAGACGGTGGCCAAGACCTCAGATAGCTCGGATGATTGTGACTCACTGGAAAACGCTGCTTCAAACTCGAAGAAACCAAGTCTGGGGAAAGCAGAAGGGGAGAGGAGCTCTAAGGAGCACCACTCACA GCCCAAGGAGCAGAAACCTCTGTATTCCTTCAGCACAGTGACCAAGCTGCCCAACAATGTCAAGATAGGCCAGGTGGACTGCAGTCTTCCAGGATCTGCGGCACGCCAGCACTATCTCAGCCAGTCACGATACCTGCCTG gGTTGATTGGCAAAAACCACACTACATTGGGAGATAAAGAGATGAGTGGCATGACGCTGCGAGATCTGTGGGAGAACTcgaacactgtaaacaaaccgCTCGCTCCTATTGGAGGAGAATTGTCTGTCACCAGAACCAATGCAG gGAACTTTGTAAGCACCAAGTACAGTCTCGCTGGTGGTTACATCCCTTCATTCCAAAAGAAAGAGGTGGGCTCAGTGGGGCAGAGAATCCAACTTGCTCCCTTGGCTGGACAGCACACAA ATTACGAGGGCTggaagaggaggacagaagGGACTCAGTTGAAAGGGAACAGCTATTCAGCTTTGAGGAAAACCTCCGGGAATCTCCTGACCAGAGCTCCTGCTGCCCAGCCAGTCCATGGAAGAGTGGACTGGACATCCAAGTATGGTGGAAATCGGTAG
- the mak gene encoding serine/threonine-protein kinase MAK isoform X2: MMNRYTTLRQLGDGTYGSVQMGRSNESGELVAIKRMKRKFYSWEECMNLREVKSLKKLNHANVVKLKEVIRENDHLYFVFEYMKENLYQLMKDRRKLFPESVIRNISFQILQGLSFIHKHGFFHRDMKPENVLCMGPELVKIADFGLAREIRSKPPYTDYVSTRWYRAPEVLLRSSIYSSPIDLWAVGCIMAELYTLRPLFPGNSEVDEIFKICQVLGTVKKMDWPEGYQLATAMNFRFPQCVPTHLKTLIPNASQEAIALMKDMLQWDPKKRPTAVQALRYPYFQVDQVLGPRPQSQEVKKVQAKPLANKPVPESMTDPKQSSSESKASTPPFRNHQQQQQHHQPLQQIPLSQAESKPPGVSHAKTVLGGSENSAGAGAAGTLKSSRRRWGQTVAKTSDSSDDCDSLENAASNSKKPSLGKAEGERSSKEHHSQPKEQKPLYSFSTVTKLPNNVKIGQVDCSLPGSAARQHYLSQSRYLPGLIGKNHTTLGDKEMSGMTLRDLWENSNTVNKPLAPIGGELSVTRTNAEENAAESVDSPLEGTVVKERILEKIDLSKGNFVSTKYSLAGGYIPSFQKKEVGSVGQRIQLAPLAGQHTKKTKAAKPKLMSNSSLSESNEDYEGWKRRTEGTQLKGNSYSALRKTSGNLLTRAPAAQPVHGRVDWTSKYGGNR, from the exons ATGATGAATCGATATACCACGCTGAGGCAGCTGGGTGATGGCACCTATGGCAGCGTGCAGATGGGGAGAAGTAATGAGTCTGGAGAACTGGTGGCTATCAAGAG GATGAAGAGGAAGTTTTACTCGTGGGAGGAATGTATGAACCTACGAGAAGTGAAG TCACTGAAGAAGCTGAACCATGCAAATGTGGTGAAACTGAAGGAGGTCATCAGAGAGAACGATCACCTCTACTTTGTCTTTGAGTACATGAAGGAAAACCTTTACCAGCTCATGAAGGACAG AAGAAAATTGTTCCCCGAATCAGTGATAAGAAACATAAGCTTTCAGATATTGCAAGGCCTGTCGTTTATTCACAAACATG GTTTCTTTCACCGAGACATGAAGCCAGAGAATGTGTTGTGCATGGGTCCGGAACTGGTCAAAATAGCAGATTTTGGACTGGCCAGAGAGATCCGCTCCAAACCTCCGTACACAGACTACGTGTCGACCAGATG GTATCGGGCCCCAGAGGTCCTGCTCAGGTCATCCATCTACAGCTCTCCTATTGACCTGTGGGCTGTGGGCTGCATTATGGCTGAGCTCTACACACTTAGACCTCTGTTTCCTGGGAACAGTGAAGTGGATGAGATCTTTAAGATTTGCCAAGTCCTGGGCACTGTCAAAAAG ATGGATTGGCCTGAAGGCTACCAACTTGCAACTGCGATGAACTTCCGCTTCCCCCAGTGTGTGCCGACCCACCTAAAGACACTGATCCCAAATGCCAGTCAAGAGGCCATCGCTCTGATGAAGGACATGCTGCAGTGGGACCCCAAAAAAAGACCCACAGCCGTGCAG GCTCTACGTTACCCGTACTTCCAGGTGGACCAAGTGTTGGGGCCACGTCCTCAAAGCCAGGAGGTCAAGAAAGTGCAAGCCAAGCCTCTGGCCAATAAGCCGGTCCCGGAGTCCATGACGGATCCCAAGCAGTCTTCCTCCGAGTCCAAAGCCTCCACACCACCCTTCAGaaatcatcagcagcagcaacagcatcatCAGCCTCTTCAGCAGATCCCTTTGTCCCAAGCTGAAAGTAAACCCCCAGGTGTTAGCCATGCA AAAACCGTGCTAGGGGGAAGTGAGAACAGCGCTGGGGCTGGTGCGGCGGGTACGCTAAAGAGTAGCCGTCGTCGCTGGGGCCAGACGGTGGCCAAGACCTCAGATAGCTCGGATGATTGTGACTCACTGGAAAACGCTGCTTCAAACTCGAAGAAACCAAGTCTGGGGAAAGCAGAAGGGGAGAGGAGCTCTAAGGAGCACCACTCACA GCCCAAGGAGCAGAAACCTCTGTATTCCTTCAGCACAGTGACCAAGCTGCCCAACAATGTCAAGATAGGCCAGGTGGACTGCAGTCTTCCAGGATCTGCGGCACGCCAGCACTATCTCAGCCAGTCACGATACCTGCCTG gGTTGATTGGCAAAAACCACACTACATTGGGAGATAAAGAGATGAGTGGCATGACGCTGCGAGATCTGTGGGAGAACTcgaacactgtaaacaaaccgCTCGCTCCTATTGGAGGAGAATTGTCTGTCACCAGAACCAATGCAG aagagaatgcAGCCGAGTCTGTGGATAGTCCACTAGAGGGAACTGTTGTAAAAGAAAGAATACTGGAGAAAATTGACCTCTCCAAAG gGAACTTTGTAAGCACCAAGTACAGTCTCGCTGGTGGTTACATCCCTTCATTCCAAAAGAAAGAGGTGGGCTCAGTGGGGCAGAGAATCCAACTTGCTCCCTTGGCTGGACAGCACACAA aaaaaacaaaagctgcaaAGCCCAAGCTCATGTCCAACTCATCCTTAAGTGAATCCAATGAAG ATTACGAGGGCTggaagaggaggacagaagGGACTCAGTTGAAAGGGAACAGCTATTCAGCTTTGAGGAAAACCTCCGGGAATCTCCTGACCAGAGCTCCTGCTGCCCAGCCAGTCCATGGAAGAGTGGACTGGACATCCAAGTATGGTGGAAATCGGTAG
- the mak gene encoding serine/threonine-protein kinase MAK isoform X7 encodes MMNRYTTLRQLGDGTYGSVQMGRSNESGELVAIKRMKRKFYSWEECMNLREVKSLKKLNHANVVKLKEVIRENDHLYFVFEYMKENLYQLMKDRRKLFPESVIRNISFQILQGLSFIHKHGFFHRDMKPENVLCMGPELVKIADFGLAREIRSKPPYTDYVSTRWYRAPEVLLRSSIYSSPIDLWAVGCIMAELYTLRPLFPGNSEVDEIFKICQVLGTVKKMDWPEGYQLATAMNFRFPQCVPTHLKTLIPNASQEAIALMKDMLQWDPKKRPTAVQALRYPYFQVDQVLGPRPQSQEVKKVQAKPLANKPVPESMTDPKQSSSESKASTPPFRNHQQQQQHHQPLQQIPLSQAESKPPGVSHAKTVLGGSENSAGAGAAGTLKSSRRRWGQTVAKTSDSSDDCDSLENAASNSKKPSLGKAEGERSSKEHHSQPKEQKPLYSFSTVTKLPNNVKIGQVDCSLPGSAARQHYLSQSRYLPEENAAESVDSPLEGTVVKERILEKIDLSKGNFVSTKYSLAGGYIPSFQKKEVGSVGQRIQLAPLAGQHTNYEGWKRRTEGTQLKGNSYSALRKTSGNLLTRAPAAQPVHGRVDWTSKYGGNR; translated from the exons ATGATGAATCGATATACCACGCTGAGGCAGCTGGGTGATGGCACCTATGGCAGCGTGCAGATGGGGAGAAGTAATGAGTCTGGAGAACTGGTGGCTATCAAGAG GATGAAGAGGAAGTTTTACTCGTGGGAGGAATGTATGAACCTACGAGAAGTGAAG TCACTGAAGAAGCTGAACCATGCAAATGTGGTGAAACTGAAGGAGGTCATCAGAGAGAACGATCACCTCTACTTTGTCTTTGAGTACATGAAGGAAAACCTTTACCAGCTCATGAAGGACAG AAGAAAATTGTTCCCCGAATCAGTGATAAGAAACATAAGCTTTCAGATATTGCAAGGCCTGTCGTTTATTCACAAACATG GTTTCTTTCACCGAGACATGAAGCCAGAGAATGTGTTGTGCATGGGTCCGGAACTGGTCAAAATAGCAGATTTTGGACTGGCCAGAGAGATCCGCTCCAAACCTCCGTACACAGACTACGTGTCGACCAGATG GTATCGGGCCCCAGAGGTCCTGCTCAGGTCATCCATCTACAGCTCTCCTATTGACCTGTGGGCTGTGGGCTGCATTATGGCTGAGCTCTACACACTTAGACCTCTGTTTCCTGGGAACAGTGAAGTGGATGAGATCTTTAAGATTTGCCAAGTCCTGGGCACTGTCAAAAAG ATGGATTGGCCTGAAGGCTACCAACTTGCAACTGCGATGAACTTCCGCTTCCCCCAGTGTGTGCCGACCCACCTAAAGACACTGATCCCAAATGCCAGTCAAGAGGCCATCGCTCTGATGAAGGACATGCTGCAGTGGGACCCCAAAAAAAGACCCACAGCCGTGCAG GCTCTACGTTACCCGTACTTCCAGGTGGACCAAGTGTTGGGGCCACGTCCTCAAAGCCAGGAGGTCAAGAAAGTGCAAGCCAAGCCTCTGGCCAATAAGCCGGTCCCGGAGTCCATGACGGATCCCAAGCAGTCTTCCTCCGAGTCCAAAGCCTCCACACCACCCTTCAGaaatcatcagcagcagcaacagcatcatCAGCCTCTTCAGCAGATCCCTTTGTCCCAAGCTGAAAGTAAACCCCCAGGTGTTAGCCATGCA AAAACCGTGCTAGGGGGAAGTGAGAACAGCGCTGGGGCTGGTGCGGCGGGTACGCTAAAGAGTAGCCGTCGTCGCTGGGGCCAGACGGTGGCCAAGACCTCAGATAGCTCGGATGATTGTGACTCACTGGAAAACGCTGCTTCAAACTCGAAGAAACCAAGTCTGGGGAAAGCAGAAGGGGAGAGGAGCTCTAAGGAGCACCACTCACA GCCCAAGGAGCAGAAACCTCTGTATTCCTTCAGCACAGTGACCAAGCTGCCCAACAATGTCAAGATAGGCCAGGTGGACTGCAGTCTTCCAGGATCTGCGGCACGCCAGCACTATCTCAGCCAGTCACGATACCTGCCTG aagagaatgcAGCCGAGTCTGTGGATAGTCCACTAGAGGGAACTGTTGTAAAAGAAAGAATACTGGAGAAAATTGACCTCTCCAAAG gGAACTTTGTAAGCACCAAGTACAGTCTCGCTGGTGGTTACATCCCTTCATTCCAAAAGAAAGAGGTGGGCTCAGTGGGGCAGAGAATCCAACTTGCTCCCTTGGCTGGACAGCACACAA ATTACGAGGGCTggaagaggaggacagaagGGACTCAGTTGAAAGGGAACAGCTATTCAGCTTTGAGGAAAACCTCCGGGAATCTCCTGACCAGAGCTCCTGCTGCCCAGCCAGTCCATGGAAGAGTGGACTGGACATCCAAGTATGGTGGAAATCGGTAG
- the mak gene encoding serine/threonine-protein kinase MAK isoform X8, giving the protein MMNRYTTLRQLGDGTYGSVQMGRSNESGELVAIKRMKRKFYSWEECMNLREVKSLKKLNHANVVKLKEVIRENDHLYFVFEYMKENLYQLMKDRENKMFSENEIRNIMFQVLSGLAFVHKHGFFHRDMKPENVLCMGPELVKIADFGLAREIRSKPPYTDYVSTRWYRAPEVLLRSSIYSSPIDLWAVGCIMAELYTLRPLFPGNSEVDEIFKICQVLGTVKKMDWPEGYQLATAMNFRFPQCVPTHLKTLIPNASQEAIALMKDMLQWDPKKRPTAVQALRYPYFQVDQVLGPRPQSQEVKKVQAKPLANKPVPESMTDPKQSSSESKASTPPFRNHQQQQQHHQPLQQIPLSQAESKPPGVSHAKTVLGGSENSAGAGAAGTLKSSRRRWGQTVAKTSDSSDDCDSLENAASNSKKPSLGKAEGERSSKEHHSQPKEQKPLYSFSTVTKLPNNVKIGQVDCSLPGSAARQHYLSQSRYLPGNFVSTKYSLAGGYIPSFQKKEVGSVGQRIQLAPLAGQHTKKTKAAKPKLMSNSSLSESNEDYEGWKRRTEGTQLKGNSYSALRKTSGNLLTRAPAAQPVHGRVDWTSKYGGNR; this is encoded by the exons ATGATGAATCGATATACCACGCTGAGGCAGCTGGGTGATGGCACCTATGGCAGCGTGCAGATGGGGAGAAGTAATGAGTCTGGAGAACTGGTGGCTATCAAGAG GATGAAGAGGAAGTTTTACTCGTGGGAGGAATGTATGAACCTACGAGAAGTGAAG TCACTGAAGAAGCTGAACCATGCAAATGTGGTGAAACTGAAGGAGGTCATCAGAGAGAACGATCACCTCTACTTTGTCTTTGAGTACATGAAGGAAAACCTTTACCAGCTCATGAAGGACAG AGAGAATAAGATGTTCTCAGAGAATGAAATTAGGAACATCATGTTTCAAGTGCTGTCTGGGTTGGCTTTTGTACATAAGCATG GTTTCTTTCACCGAGACATGAAGCCAGAGAATGTGTTGTGCATGGGTCCGGAACTGGTCAAAATAGCAGATTTTGGACTGGCCAGAGAGATCCGCTCCAAACCTCCGTACACAGACTACGTGTCGACCAGATG GTATCGGGCCCCAGAGGTCCTGCTCAGGTCATCCATCTACAGCTCTCCTATTGACCTGTGGGCTGTGGGCTGCATTATGGCTGAGCTCTACACACTTAGACCTCTGTTTCCTGGGAACAGTGAAGTGGATGAGATCTTTAAGATTTGCCAAGTCCTGGGCACTGTCAAAAAG ATGGATTGGCCTGAAGGCTACCAACTTGCAACTGCGATGAACTTCCGCTTCCCCCAGTGTGTGCCGACCCACCTAAAGACACTGATCCCAAATGCCAGTCAAGAGGCCATCGCTCTGATGAAGGACATGCTGCAGTGGGACCCCAAAAAAAGACCCACAGCCGTGCAG GCTCTACGTTACCCGTACTTCCAGGTGGACCAAGTGTTGGGGCCACGTCCTCAAAGCCAGGAGGTCAAGAAAGTGCAAGCCAAGCCTCTGGCCAATAAGCCGGTCCCGGAGTCCATGACGGATCCCAAGCAGTCTTCCTCCGAGTCCAAAGCCTCCACACCACCCTTCAGaaatcatcagcagcagcaacagcatcatCAGCCTCTTCAGCAGATCCCTTTGTCCCAAGCTGAAAGTAAACCCCCAGGTGTTAGCCATGCA AAAACCGTGCTAGGGGGAAGTGAGAACAGCGCTGGGGCTGGTGCGGCGGGTACGCTAAAGAGTAGCCGTCGTCGCTGGGGCCAGACGGTGGCCAAGACCTCAGATAGCTCGGATGATTGTGACTCACTGGAAAACGCTGCTTCAAACTCGAAGAAACCAAGTCTGGGGAAAGCAGAAGGGGAGAGGAGCTCTAAGGAGCACCACTCACA GCCCAAGGAGCAGAAACCTCTGTATTCCTTCAGCACAGTGACCAAGCTGCCCAACAATGTCAAGATAGGCCAGGTGGACTGCAGTCTTCCAGGATCTGCGGCACGCCAGCACTATCTCAGCCAGTCACGATACCTGCCTG gGAACTTTGTAAGCACCAAGTACAGTCTCGCTGGTGGTTACATCCCTTCATTCCAAAAGAAAGAGGTGGGCTCAGTGGGGCAGAGAATCCAACTTGCTCCCTTGGCTGGACAGCACACAA aaaaaacaaaagctgcaaAGCCCAAGCTCATGTCCAACTCATCCTTAAGTGAATCCAATGAAG ATTACGAGGGCTggaagaggaggacagaagGGACTCAGTTGAAAGGGAACAGCTATTCAGCTTTGAGGAAAACCTCCGGGAATCTCCTGACCAGAGCTCCTGCTGCCCAGCCAGTCCATGGAAGAGTGGACTGGACATCCAAGTATGGTGGAAATCGGTAG